The proteins below come from a single Ictalurus furcatus strain D&B chromosome 15, Billie_1.0, whole genome shotgun sequence genomic window:
- the LOC128618962 gene encoding transmembrane protein 106C-like, giving the protein MGSLCSQHSGSVGGVRRMGGAEDSALVERVDDDSLDGRDRQEDIARFPYVEFTGRDSITCPTCQGSGRIPSDQVNELVALIPYSDQRLQPQRTKQYVGLSVIVCLFVCSLVTFFMFPRPVLVEDGGIQSVVIHFDHDNSRVLINMTNALNFNNQNFFTVLVDSVNSQVLYMKTVIGTQQLDNIISIQPLSQRQMNFTVTVEISGSLSYVYAFCTMASIKVHNIVVFTQTSVKTSYVVRSAQNTLEAYRYIDCGANSTLHHPPDLHGSVLPHSGQRTLYTHRLHPLNTE; this is encoded by the exons ATGGGCTCATTGTGCTCTCAACACTCTGGTTCAGTGGGCGGAGTCAGGAGGATGGGCGGTGCAGAGGACAGCGCTCTGGTGGAGCGAGTGGATGATGACTCTCTGGATGGGCGGGACAGACAGGAGGACATCGCCCGGTTCCCATATGTGGAGTTCACAGGCAGAGACAGCATCACCTGTCCCACCTGCCAGGGCTCTGGACGCATCCCCTCAG ATCAGGTGAATGAGCTGGTGGCATTGATTCCCTACAGTGACCAGAGACTGCAGCCTCAAAGGAC GAAGCAGTATGTTGGCCTGTCtgtgattgtgtgtttgtttgtctgctcCCTCGTCACCTTCTTCATGTTCCCTCGGCCCGTCCTGGTGGAGGACGGAGGGATACAGTCTGTCGTCATCCATTTTGACCATGACAACAGCCGCGTGCTCATTAACATGACC AATGCCCTGAACTTTAACAATCAGAACTTCTTCACCGTGTTGGTGGACAGTGTGAACAGTCAGGTTCTCTACATGAAGACGGTCATCGGCACTCAGCAGCTCGACAACATCATCAGCATCCAACCACTGAGCCAGAGACAG atgAACTTCACTGTGACTGTGGAGATTAGCGGTTCACTGTCCTACGTGTA TGCTTTCTGCACCATGGCGAGCATTAAAGTTCACAATATTGTGGTGTTCACACA GACCTCAGTAAAAACCTCCTACGTGGTTCGCAGTGCACAGAACACACTGGAGGCATATCGCTACATTGACTGTGGCGCTAACTCCACCCTACACCACCCACCTGACCTTCACGGCTCTGTGCTGCCCCACTCAGGCCAGAGgactctgtacacacacaggcTCCACCCATTAAACACAGAATAG
- the LOC128618964 gene encoding PTB domain-containing engulfment adapter protein 1 — MSDNENESEISFSVKFLGRIEVVRPTGMEILMEAAEALQMENKKKNKVHLFLSRSSIDILEYKTKFMLHSCTLSSMSFCAVHQFQPKLFGFIAKHPALYSHHCYVFQSKKFSHLLVSVIGDAFQASRHSDNVRGSRDLVVEALRHKNKILQRENAELRKKLQEKGEMDSTEEETDHSDTEQRTSHVRFNSGSDTTALLRNI; from the exons ATGAGTGACAATGAAAATGAGAGTGAAATTTCTTTCTCTGTTAAA TTCCTCGGCCGTATCGAGGTCGTGCGTCCGACCGGGATGGAGATTCTGATGGAGGCGGCAGAAGCACTGCAG ATGGAgaacaagaaaaagaataaagttcACCTTTTTCTCTCCAGAAGTTCCATCGACATCCTGGAATATAAGACTAAA TTCATGCTGCACTCCTGCACTCTCTCGTCCATGTCTTTCTGCGCTGTTCATCAGTTTCAGCCCAAACTGTTCGGCTTCATAGCGAAACACCCGGCTCTCTACTCACACCACTGCTACGTCTTCCAGAGCAAAAAGTTT TCTCACCTGCTGGTGTCGGTGATTGGAGACGCGTTCCAGGCCAGCAGACACTCGGACAACGTGAGGGGAAGTCGTGACCTGGTGGTGGAGGCCCTCAGACACAAG AATAAAATTCTGCAAAGGGAAAATGCAGAATTAAGGAAGAAACTGCAGGAGAAAGGAGAA ATGGACAGCACTGAAGAGGAAACTGATCACTCTGATACAGAGCAACGCACATCACATG TGAGATTCAACTCAGGCAGTGACACAACTGCTTTGCTGAGGAAcatctaa
- the twist3 gene encoding twist3 — MREEDSCGDFPKGGVIPRDEDEERRSNKCPVVVTRKRLTSPKKELSADLLAEDKTVTPSIPKRPKKSSPSPSSLSSSSLVPLVSSVSPLPGQQFEDLHSQRVIANVRERQRTQSLNDAFASLRKIIPTLPSDKLSKIQILKLASRYIDFLYQVLQSDDGQMDTKMASCNYLAHERLSYAFSVWRMEGAWSMSATH; from the coding sequence ATGAGAGAAGAGGATAGCTGTGGAGATTTCCCCAAAGGTGGAGTGATTCCCCGGGATGAGGACGAGGAACGACGCAGTAATAAATGTCCCGTTGTCGTGACCCGAAAACGACTGACAAGCCCTAAGAAGGAGCTCAGCGCTGATCTGCTTGCTGAAGATAAAACCGTCACACCTTCTATCCCTAAACGTCCCAAAAAGAGTTCTCCATCTCCTTCATCCTTGTCCTCGTCCTCACTGGTGCCATTGGTGAGCTCGGTGTCTCCGCTTCCTGGTCAGCAGTTTGAGGATCTTCACTCTCAGAGAGTCATCGCGAACGTGCGGGAACGTCAGCGCACACAGTCTCTGAACGACGCCTTCGCCTCGCTCAGGAAAATCATCCCCACGCTGCCATCCGACAAACTGAGCAAAATTCAGATCCTCAAACTCGCTTCGCGCTACATCGACTTCCTCTACCAGGTGCTGCAGAGCGATGACGGACAGATGGACACCAAGATGGCGAGCTGTAACTACCTGGCACACGAGAGACTGAGCTACGCCTTCTCCGTGTGGAGGATGGAGGGAGCCTGGTCCATGTCGGCCACTCACTAA